The region GACATCCTGTTTGTTAACGGGCAGATCCACAACGCAGGCCGTTTCCAGCATCTCGACCTGGAAAGCTCGGTCCATATCACCAACCTGGTGTTCTCCATTTTGCGTAACGCCCGTGCCCTGCACGTTGGCGAAGCGCCGAACATGGTCGTCTGCTGGGGCGGTCACTCCATTAACGAAACTGAATATCTTTATGCGCGTCGGGTGGGCACCCAGCTCGGCCTGCGCGAGCTGAATATCTGTACCGGCTGCGGTCCGGGTGCGATGGAAGCGCCAATGAAAGGTGCCGCAGTAGGTCACGCGCAGCAGCGTTATAAAGAGGGGCGGTTTATCGGCATGACCGAGCCGTCAATCATAGCCGCTGAGCCGCCTAACCCGCTGGTTAACGAGCTGATTATCATGCCGGATATCGAGAAACGTCTTGAAGCGTTTGTCCGTATCGCCCACGGCATTATCATCTTCCCGGGCGGCGTGGGGACAGCGGAAGAGCTGCTCTATCTGCTGGGTATTCTGATGAACCCGGCCAACAAAGATCAGGTTCTGCCGCTGATCCTGACCGGGCCAAAAGAGAGCGCCGACTACTTCCGCGTGCTGGACGAGTTTATCGTGCACACGCTGGGCGAAGCCGCGCGTCGTCACTATCGCATCATCATTGACGATGCCGCGGAAGTGGCTCGCCAGATGAAAAAAGCGATGCCGCTGGTAAAAGAAAACCGTCGTGATACCGGCGATGCGTACAGCTTTAACTGGTCAATCCGTATCGCGCCGGACCTGCAGATCCCGTTCGAGCCAACGCACGAAAATATGGCGAACCTGAAACTCTATCCGGACCAGCCGGTGGAAGTCCTGGCTGCCGATCTGCGTCGTGCCTTCTCCGGGATTGTGGCGGGCAACGTCAAAGAGATGGGCATCCGCGCCATTGAACAGTACGGTCCATACAAGATCCACGGCGACCCGGAGATGATGCGCCGCATGGACGACATGCTGCAGGGCTTTGTCGCCCAGCACCGCATGAAGCTGCCGGGCTCAGCCTATATTCCTTGCTACGAAATCTGCACATAGCGCTCAGCAGCATCTGATCAAAGCCGGGTCGCCTGTTGCGCGTCCCGGCTTTTTTATTACCG is a window of Enterobacter cloacae complex sp. ECNIH7 DNA encoding:
- the ppnN gene encoding nucleotide 5'-monophosphate nucleosidase PpnN → MITHISPLGSMDMLSQLEVDMLKRTASSDLYQLFRNCSLAVLNSGSLTDNSKELLSRFESFDINVLRRERGVKLEVINPPEEAFVDGHIIRSLQANLFAVLRDILFVNGQIHNAGRFQHLDLESSVHITNLVFSILRNARALHVGEAPNMVVCWGGHSINETEYLYARRVGTQLGLRELNICTGCGPGAMEAPMKGAAVGHAQQRYKEGRFIGMTEPSIIAAEPPNPLVNELIIMPDIEKRLEAFVRIAHGIIIFPGGVGTAEELLYLLGILMNPANKDQVLPLILTGPKESADYFRVLDEFIVHTLGEAARRHYRIIIDDAAEVARQMKKAMPLVKENRRDTGDAYSFNWSIRIAPDLQIPFEPTHENMANLKLYPDQPVEVLAADLRRAFSGIVAGNVKEMGIRAIEQYGPYKIHGDPEMMRRMDDMLQGFVAQHRMKLPGSAYIPCYEICT